A stretch of the Mycobacteroides immunogenum genome encodes the following:
- a CDS encoding amino acid ABC transporter permease, producing the protein MTGGATVMYDTPGPKGRALNRVIAVAFTALVCAAAAWVIWTLVANEQLTAEKWSPFLRLNTWTTYILPGLLGTVTAAALSIVFALALGAVLGIGRLSEHRPVRWISSSLVEFFRAIPVLILMVFSYYLYGQQAVFPSEYLAFAAVVTGLSLYNGSVIAEILRSGIQSLPKGQSEAAVALGMRKSQMMRLILLPQSIAAMLPALISQMVIALKDSALGYAFGYIEVVRSGIRSASYYGNYLPALVVVAVIMILINFALSSLATRIERQLREGRRKKSIEKDLRQDYGE; encoded by the coding sequence TGCCACAGTCATGTATGACACACCCGGCCCGAAGGGCCGCGCGCTCAATCGGGTCATCGCCGTCGCGTTCACCGCCCTGGTGTGTGCGGCGGCGGCGTGGGTGATCTGGACTCTCGTGGCCAACGAGCAGCTCACCGCGGAAAAGTGGTCACCCTTCCTGCGCCTGAACACGTGGACCACGTACATCTTGCCGGGGTTGCTGGGGACCGTCACCGCGGCGGCGCTGTCGATTGTGTTCGCGTTGGCACTCGGTGCGGTGCTCGGTATCGGCCGACTTTCCGAGCACCGCCCGGTGCGTTGGATTTCCAGCTCTCTCGTGGAATTCTTCCGCGCCATCCCGGTGCTGATCTTGATGGTGTTCTCCTACTACCTGTACGGCCAGCAGGCTGTTTTCCCGTCCGAATATTTGGCATTCGCCGCAGTGGTGACAGGACTGTCGCTGTATAACGGCTCGGTCATCGCCGAGATCTTGCGCTCGGGCATCCAATCGCTACCGAAGGGGCAGTCCGAGGCGGCCGTCGCGCTGGGCATGCGCAAGTCGCAGATGATGCGGCTCATTCTGCTTCCCCAGTCGATTGCCGCGATGCTGCCGGCGCTCATTTCGCAGATGGTCATCGCGCTGAAGGACTCGGCACTGGGCTACGCCTTCGGGTACATCGAGGTGGTGCGATCGGGCATTCGGTCGGCGTCGTACTACGGGAACTACCTACCCGCCCTCGTGGTGGTCGCGGTGATCATGATCCTCATCAATTTCGCCCTGTCGTCGCTGGCCACCAGAATCGAACGTCAACTGCGCGAGGGCAGACGGAAAAAGAGCATCGAGAAAGACCTGCGCCAGGATTACGGCGAGTAG
- a CDS encoding nuclear transport factor 2 family protein → MTRPPLPPFDIDSARQKVRAAENAWNTRDPQRVAAAYTEDSVWRNRDEFITGHAEIVAFLTRKWAKENGYALRKELWGFRENRMAVRFQYEWHDEAGQWWRSYGNELWEFTSEGLMSRREASINDTPIAEDERRIFGPRPEGDESSLPIR, encoded by the coding sequence ATGACACGCCCACCCTTGCCGCCATTCGACATCGACTCCGCCCGTCAGAAAGTACGGGCCGCCGAGAATGCCTGGAACACTCGCGACCCACAGCGCGTCGCCGCCGCCTACACCGAGGACTCGGTATGGCGAAACCGCGACGAGTTCATCACCGGCCACGCCGAGATCGTGGCGTTTCTCACCCGAAAGTGGGCCAAGGAGAACGGGTATGCGTTACGCAAGGAGCTGTGGGGTTTTCGGGAGAACCGGATGGCCGTGCGGTTCCAATACGAGTGGCACGATGAGGCCGGGCAGTGGTGGCGCAGTTACGGAAACGAGCTGTGGGAATTCACCTCGGAGGGTCTAATGTCGCGGCGCGAAGCCAGCATCAACGACACCCCGATCGCCGAAGACGAACGCCGTATCTTCGGCCCGCGGCCTGAAGGCGACGAGTCGTCACTACCGATCCGCTGA